One Streptomyces sp. NBC_01217 genomic region harbors:
- a CDS encoding cyclic nucleotide-binding domain-containing protein, with protein sequence MSASPTRITSALPAQYRARLMPLAREVNFAQGTRLFHEGDHADRFWILRSGTVTLDFRVPGSSPAVIENLGPGELVGWAWLFEPHVWHLGAEAMTPVRTHEFDAAAVRMMMDADPAFGSAVGHWVGQVLAHRLQAARIRLLDLYAPHGSGSVL encoded by the coding sequence ATGAGCGCTTCCCCGACTCGCATCACCTCAGCCCTGCCCGCCCAGTACCGAGCCCGCCTCATGCCGCTCGCACGGGAGGTCAACTTCGCCCAGGGAACCCGGCTCTTCCATGAGGGAGACCACGCGGACCGGTTCTGGATCCTGCGCTCGGGCACTGTCACGCTGGATTTCCGCGTACCGGGCAGTTCCCCGGCAGTGATCGAGAATCTCGGTCCCGGTGAACTGGTGGGCTGGGCCTGGCTGTTCGAACCCCACGTCTGGCACCTCGGCGCCGAGGCCATGACACCTGTGCGTACCCATGAGTTCGATGCGGCGGCCGTGCGCATGATGATGGACGCCGATCCCGCCTTCGGTTCGGCCGTCGGCCATTGGGTCGGGCAGGTTCTCGCCCACCGGCTGCAGGCCGCTCGGATCCGCCTGCTCGACCTGTACGCCCCGCACGGCAGCGGCAGCGTCCTGTGA
- a CDS encoding CBS domain-containing protein: MAASRYTVSDVMTHTAVAIGREASYKEIVELMHQWRVSAVPVLEGEGRVVGVVSEADLLPKEEFRQDDPKLPDQIEEASKADAVLAEELMSSPAVTVHADSTLAEAARIMARKRVKRLPVVNSLGMLEGVVSRSDLLKVFLRPDEEIDEEIRSAVLAELAPVDRLEFSVLDGVVTLRGPVRNRSLVPLLARAVRAVEGVVDVRMELA, encoded by the coding sequence ATGGCCGCATCCCGGTACACCGTCAGCGACGTCATGACCCACACGGCTGTGGCCATAGGCCGCGAGGCCTCGTACAAGGAGATCGTCGAGCTGATGCATCAGTGGAGGGTCAGTGCCGTGCCGGTCCTCGAAGGGGAGGGCCGCGTCGTCGGGGTCGTCTCCGAGGCGGACCTGCTGCCGAAGGAGGAATTCCGGCAGGACGACCCGAAGCTGCCCGACCAGATCGAGGAGGCGTCCAAGGCCGACGCCGTGCTGGCCGAGGAGCTCATGTCGAGTCCGGCTGTCACCGTCCACGCCGACTCCACGCTCGCCGAGGCTGCCCGCATCATGGCGCGCAAGCGGGTGAAACGTCTGCCCGTCGTGAACAGCCTCGGCATGCTGGAGGGCGTTGTGAGCCGTAGCGACCTGCTGAAGGTGTTCCTGCGCCCGGACGAGGAGATCGACGAGGAGATCCGGAGCGCGGTTCTCGCGGAACTCGCCCCTGTGGACCGGCTGGAGTTCTCGGTGCTGGACGGTGTCGTCACCCTGCGGGGCCCGGTCCGCAACCGTTCCCTGGTGCCGCTTCTGGCTCGGGCCGTTCGCGCGGTCGAAGGCGTCGTGGACGTGCGCATGGAACTGGCCTGA